One genomic region from Nocardioides plantarum encodes:
- the carA gene encoding glutamine-hydrolyzing carbamoyl-phosphate synthase small subunit — translation MPVHAPAILVLEDGRTFRGDSYGAEGETFGEAVFNTGMTGYQETLTDPSYHRQVVVMTAPHVGNTGVNDEDPESSRVWVAGYVVRDPARVPSSWRSVRTLDDELRAQGVVGISGVDTRALTRHLRERGAMRVGISSTETDPAALLERVLSAGEMAGSELASEVSTPSTYVVPALGDKRFTVVALDLGIKTMTPHRMAERGIEVHVVPATATLDEITALQPDGLFYSNGPGDPAATTHQVEVLQGALARGLPYFGICFGNQLFGRALGFDTFKLKYGHRGINQPVMDRTTGKVEVTAHNHGFAVDAPLDGPTTTPYGVATVSHVCLNDDVVEGLELRDESGALKSFSVQYHPEAAAGPHDAAYLFDRFVDLMGSRQARPTTGSVIEPVEIPSTDVDGKAL, via the coding sequence GTGCCCGTGCATGCACCCGCGATCCTGGTCCTCGAGGACGGTCGCACCTTTCGTGGCGACAGCTACGGCGCCGAGGGCGAGACCTTCGGCGAGGCGGTCTTCAACACCGGCATGACCGGCTACCAGGAGACGCTCACCGATCCGTCCTACCACCGCCAGGTGGTGGTGATGACGGCTCCCCACGTCGGCAACACCGGCGTCAACGACGAGGACCCTGAGTCCTCCCGCGTCTGGGTGGCGGGCTACGTCGTGCGCGACCCCGCCCGGGTCCCCTCGAGCTGGCGGTCGGTCCGCACCCTCGACGACGAGCTGCGCGCCCAGGGCGTCGTCGGCATCTCCGGCGTCGACACCCGTGCGCTCACCCGCCACCTGCGTGAGCGGGGCGCGATGCGCGTCGGCATCTCCTCGACCGAGACCGACCCGGCCGCGCTCCTCGAGCGCGTCCTCTCCGCAGGCGAGATGGCCGGCAGCGAGCTGGCCAGCGAGGTCTCGACGCCGTCGACCTACGTCGTGCCGGCGCTCGGCGACAAGCGGTTCACCGTCGTCGCCCTCGACCTCGGCATCAAGACGATGACGCCCCACCGGATGGCCGAGCGTGGGATCGAGGTCCACGTCGTGCCCGCCACGGCGACCCTCGACGAGATCACCGCTCTCCAGCCCGACGGGCTGTTCTACTCCAACGGGCCCGGCGACCCGGCCGCGACGACCCACCAGGTCGAGGTGCTCCAGGGCGCCCTGGCCCGGGGCCTGCCCTACTTCGGCATCTGCTTCGGCAACCAGCTCTTCGGTCGTGCCCTCGGCTTCGACACCTTCAAGCTCAAGTACGGCCACCGCGGCATCAACCAGCCCGTCATGGACCGCACCACCGGCAAGGTCGAGGTGACCGCCCACAACCACGGCTTCGCCGTCGACGCGCCGCTCGACGGCCCGACGACCACGCCCTACGGCGTGGCGACCGTCAGCCACGTCTGCCTCAACGACGACGTCGTCGAGGGCCTCGAGCTGCGTGACGAGAGCGGTGCTCTCAAGAGCTTCTCCGTGCAATACCACCCCGAGGCGGCTGCCGGTCCGCACGACGCGGCCTACCTCTTCGACCGGTTCGTCGACCTGATGGGGTCCCGACAGGCTCGACCGACGACGGGCTCGGTGATCGAGCCTGTCGAGATCCCCTCGACCGACGTGGACGGGAAGGCTCTCTGA
- the hrpB gene encoding ATP-dependent helicase HrpB: MTPLQRLLAHPPDLPVAAGLGEVADAVRARGVVVVQAPPGSGKTTLVPPAVAMATGGRVVVTQPRRIAARAAAYRLASLLSEPVGQTVGFTVRGESRTSDATRVEMVTTGVLLRRLQRDPELAGTAAVVLDEVHERQVEADLVLALLVDVRRHLRDDLVVVAMSATVEAERTAGVLDADRPAPVVDVPGSLHPVARHWSPPPPGVLPRDERGVTPAFLDHVAATTRRALAEQPGDVLVFLPGVGEVGGVVRRLGGPGAADLDVLELHGRLDARDQDRALTPGARRRVVVSTAVAESSLTVPGVRSVVDAGLARRPQTDHARGLAGLVTVRVSKAGADQRAGRAGREAPGAVYRCWSETDHAHLADHPEPEVVTADLTSFALELAAWGSPDGAGLALLDQPPGPAMTAARETLRTLGAVDDDGAVTGRGRAIARVPADPRLARALLDGAVAVGSRRAAEVVALIGEDVRAPGADLAAALREARRNNRPWRAAARRLEGHVPAGAGEPGAGDDLAVGLVVALAFPGRLARLRPGGASYATVGGTGAVLAPGSPLAGTPWLAVADADRRPGQRDATIRAAAPVDEATALEAAAALWHEADVVTWSNGRISARRVTRLGSIELSSAPLAHPDPADVATAVADALRRDGLGVLRWTPSATALRARLAFLHRAIGAPWPDVSDDALLDRAADWLDGSDPRRLDLTQAIRRLLPWPEAARLDELAPERLTVPSGSTVALDYGADQPVLAVRLQEVFGWTATPRLADGRVPVLLHLLSPARRPAAVTADLASFWATGYAAVRADLRGRYPKHAWPEDPLSAAPSRGPARRPR; this comes from the coding sequence GTGACCCCCCTCCAGCGGCTCCTGGCCCACCCGCCCGACCTGCCCGTCGCGGCCGGTCTCGGCGAGGTGGCGGACGCCGTCCGCGCGCGTGGGGTGGTGGTCGTCCAGGCACCGCCGGGCTCGGGCAAGACCACGCTGGTCCCGCCCGCCGTCGCCATGGCGACGGGTGGTCGTGTCGTGGTCACCCAGCCGCGCCGGATCGCGGCGCGCGCGGCGGCGTACCGGCTGGCCTCGCTGCTGAGCGAGCCGGTCGGGCAGACGGTCGGGTTCACGGTGCGCGGCGAGAGCCGCACCAGCGACGCGACGCGGGTCGAGATGGTGACCACGGGCGTCCTGCTCCGGCGGCTGCAGCGCGACCCCGAGCTCGCCGGCACCGCCGCGGTGGTGCTCGACGAGGTGCACGAGCGGCAGGTCGAGGCCGACCTGGTGCTCGCGCTGCTCGTCGACGTACGGCGCCACCTGCGCGACGACCTCGTCGTCGTCGCGATGTCGGCGACCGTCGAGGCCGAGCGCACCGCCGGCGTCCTCGACGCCGACCGACCGGCCCCGGTCGTCGACGTGCCGGGCTCGCTGCACCCGGTCGCCCGCCACTGGAGCCCGCCGCCACCCGGCGTGCTCCCACGTGACGAGCGCGGGGTGACGCCGGCGTTCCTCGACCACGTCGCGGCGACGACCCGCCGGGCGCTGGCCGAGCAGCCCGGCGACGTGCTGGTGTTCCTGCCCGGCGTCGGCGAGGTGGGCGGCGTCGTACGACGCCTCGGCGGCCCGGGAGCCGCCGACCTCGACGTCCTCGAGCTGCACGGGCGCCTGGACGCCCGCGACCAGGACCGCGCGCTGACGCCCGGCGCACGACGGCGCGTCGTCGTCTCGACGGCCGTCGCCGAGTCGTCCCTCACGGTCCCCGGCGTCCGCTCGGTCGTCGACGCCGGGCTCGCGCGCCGGCCCCAGACCGACCACGCCCGCGGACTCGCGGGCCTGGTCACCGTGCGCGTGAGCAAGGCCGGTGCCGACCAGCGCGCCGGTCGCGCGGGCCGCGAGGCCCCCGGCGCGGTCTACCGTTGCTGGTCCGAGACCGACCACGCCCACCTGGCCGACCACCCCGAGCCCGAGGTCGTCACGGCCGACCTCACGTCGTTCGCCCTGGAGCTGGCGGCCTGGGGGAGTCCCGACGGTGCCGGGCTCGCGCTGCTCGACCAGCCGCCGGGCCCCGCCATGACCGCGGCCCGCGAGACCCTCCGCACCCTCGGCGCCGTCGACGACGACGGCGCCGTGACCGGCCGCGGTCGCGCCATCGCCCGGGTGCCGGCCGACCCGCGCCTGGCCCGCGCCCTGCTCGACGGCGCGGTCGCCGTCGGCAGCCGGCGGGCCGCCGAGGTCGTCGCCCTCATCGGCGAGGACGTCCGCGCCCCCGGCGCCGACCTCGCCGCCGCGCTGCGCGAGGCCCGCCGCAACAACCGCCCCTGGCGGGCCGCCGCCCGCCGCCTCGAGGGGCACGTGCCGGCCGGCGCCGGCGAGCCCGGCGCGGGCGACGACCTCGCCGTGGGGCTCGTCGTGGCCCTGGCGTTCCCCGGACGCCTGGCCCGGCTGCGACCCGGCGGGGCGTCGTACGCGACCGTGGGCGGGACCGGCGCGGTCCTGGCCCCCGGCTCCCCGCTCGCCGGTACGCCGTGGCTGGCGGTCGCCGACGCCGACCGGCGCCCCGGGCAGCGGGACGCCACGATCCGAGCCGCCGCCCCGGTCGACGAGGCCACGGCGCTGGAGGCCGCGGCTGCGCTGTGGCACGAGGCCGACGTCGTCACCTGGAGCAACGGCCGCATCAGCGCACGGCGGGTCACCCGGCTCGGCAGCATCGAGCTGTCCTCGGCCCCGCTGGCCCACCCCGACCCGGCCGACGTCGCCACGGCCGTCGCCGACGCGCTGCGCCGCGACGGGCTCGGCGTCCTGCGCTGGACCCCCTCGGCGACCGCGCTGCGCGCGCGCCTGGCCTTCCTGCACCGCGCGATCGGTGCCCCCTGGCCCGACGTCTCCGACGACGCGCTGCTCGACCGGGCCGCCGACTGGCTCGACGGCAGCGACCCCCGACGCCTCGACCTCACCCAGGCCATCCGCCGGCTGCTGCCCTGGCCGGAGGCGGCGCGCCTCGACGAGCTCGCGCCCGAGCGGCTCACCGTCCCGAGCGGGTCGACGGTCGCCCTCGACTACGGCGCCGACCAGCCCGTGCTCGCCGTACGCCTGCAGGAGGTCTTCGGCTGGACCGCCACGCCCCGCCTCGCCGACGGCCGGGTCCCGGTCCTGCTCCACCTGCTGTCACCGGCCCGGCGACCGGCCGCCGTCACCGCCGACCTGGCGTCGTTCTGGGCCACCGGCTACGCCGCCGTGCGGGCCGACCTGCGCGGGCGCTACCCCAAGCACGCCTGGCCCGAGGACCCGCTGTCCGCGGCGCCGTCCCGGGGCCCCGCGAGGCGTCCGCGCTGA
- a CDS encoding dihydroorotase, which translates to MSETTLVKGASLYGDRTADLLLRDGVIAEIGSISTPDGARIVDADGLIALPGLVDLHTHLREPGREDAETILTGSRAAAVGGYTAVLAMANTSPVTDTAEAAERVHDLGRAAGLVDVHPVGAVTGGLGGEELAELGLMHRSRARVSVFSDDGRCVADARVMRRALEYVKAFGGVVSQHAQDPSLAGPTSCCHEGELSGRLGLPGWPGIAEEVVVARDVMLARHTGSRVHVAHASTAGTVEVLRWAKSLGIEVTAEVTPHHLLLTTDLLAGYDPTYKVNPPLRPQEDVDALRAALADGTIDAVATDHAPHARHDKEHAFVDAAFGMLGLETALPVVASVMVSSGLMTWAEVARVMSSTPAAIAGLGSQGRPLEVGQPANLVLVDPAATLVVDRERSVSLSRNNPWHGRTLGASVVATFLRGRPTVLGGELTEP; encoded by the coding sequence ATGAGCGAGACGACCCTGGTCAAGGGCGCAAGCCTGTACGGCGACCGCACGGCCGACCTGTTGCTGCGCGACGGCGTGATCGCCGAGATCGGCTCGATCTCCACACCCGACGGTGCGCGGATCGTCGACGCCGACGGGCTAATCGCGCTGCCCGGCCTCGTCGACCTCCACACCCACCTGCGCGAGCCCGGCCGCGAGGACGCCGAGACGATCCTGACCGGATCACGGGCCGCGGCCGTGGGCGGCTACACCGCCGTCCTGGCCATGGCCAACACCTCGCCGGTCACCGACACCGCCGAGGCCGCCGAACGCGTCCACGACCTGGGGCGTGCGGCCGGGCTGGTCGACGTCCACCCCGTCGGCGCCGTCACCGGCGGGCTCGGCGGCGAGGAGCTCGCCGAGCTCGGGCTGATGCACCGCTCGCGTGCCCGGGTGTCGGTCTTCTCCGACGACGGCAGGTGCGTCGCCGACGCCCGGGTGATGCGTCGCGCGCTCGAGTACGTCAAGGCGTTCGGCGGGGTCGTCAGCCAGCACGCGCAGGACCCGTCGCTGGCCGGGCCGACCTCGTGCTGCCACGAGGGCGAGCTGTCCGGGCGCCTCGGGCTGCCCGGCTGGCCCGGGATCGCCGAGGAGGTCGTCGTCGCGCGCGACGTCATGCTCGCGCGCCACACGGGATCGCGGGTGCACGTCGCGCACGCCTCGACCGCCGGCACCGTCGAGGTGCTGCGCTGGGCCAAGTCCCTCGGCATCGAGGTGACCGCCGAGGTCACCCCCCACCACCTGCTGCTGACCACCGACCTGCTCGCCGGCTACGACCCGACCTACAAGGTCAACCCGCCGCTGCGCCCCCAGGAGGACGTCGACGCCCTGCGCGCCGCGCTCGCCGACGGCACCATCGACGCCGTCGCCACCGACCACGCCCCGCACGCGCGCCACGACAAGGAACACGCGTTCGTCGACGCGGCGTTCGGGATGCTCGGCCTCGAGACCGCGCTGCCGGTGGTCGCCTCGGTGATGGTGTCCTCGGGACTGATGACCTGGGCCGAGGTGGCCCGGGTGATGTCGTCGACGCCCGCCGCGATCGCGGGTCTCGGGTCGCAGGGCCGTCCGCTCGAGGTCGGCCAACCGGCCAACCTGGTGCTGGTCGACCCGGCCGCCACGCTCGTCGTCGACCGCGAGCGCTCGGTCTCCCTGTCGCGCAACAACCCCTGGCACGGCCGCACCCTCGGCGCGAGCGTCGTCGCGACGTTCCTGCGCGGAAGACCCACGGTGCTCGGTGGCGAGCTCACCGAGCCGTGA
- a CDS encoding aspartate carbamoyltransferase catalytic subunit: protein MRKHLLSIDDVSADDAVTLFATAAEMHDVQSRQVKKLPALRGRTIINLFFEDSTRTRSSFEIAGKWLSADTINIAAKGSSASKGESLRDTVLTIAAMGVDALVMRHPASGAALQVSQWIDAAVINAGDGTHEHPTQALLDAYTLQRRLGGPGSLEGKRIAIVGDLTHSRVFRSNVLLLTKLGASVTVVAPPTLMPSGVGSWSREAGFATSYDLDEVLPTADAVMMLRVQRERMTGGYFPSAREYTVGYGLTRDRLRLLGPDVPICHPGPMNRGLEIAADAADAAQSAVLEQVSAGVAIRMAILYHLLAGDEA from the coding sequence ATGCGCAAGCACCTGCTCTCCATCGACGACGTCAGCGCCGACGACGCGGTCACCCTGTTCGCGACCGCGGCCGAGATGCACGACGTCCAGAGCCGTCAGGTCAAGAAGCTGCCGGCCCTGCGCGGTCGCACGATCATCAACCTGTTCTTCGAGGACTCCACCCGCACCCGGTCGAGCTTCGAGATCGCCGGCAAGTGGCTCAGTGCCGACACGATCAACATCGCCGCCAAGGGCAGCTCGGCCAGCAAGGGCGAGAGCCTGCGCGACACCGTGCTGACCATCGCCGCCATGGGTGTCGACGCCCTGGTGATGCGCCACCCCGCGAGCGGCGCGGCGCTCCAGGTCAGCCAGTGGATCGACGCCGCGGTCATCAACGCCGGCGACGGCACCCACGAGCACCCCACGCAGGCACTCCTCGACGCCTACACGCTGCAGCGCCGCCTCGGCGGGCCCGGCTCCCTCGAGGGCAAGCGCATCGCGATCGTCGGCGACCTCACCCACAGCCGGGTCTTCCGCAGCAACGTGCTGCTGCTGACCAAGCTGGGGGCGTCGGTCACGGTCGTGGCCCCGCCGACCCTGATGCCGAGCGGCGTCGGGTCGTGGTCGCGGGAGGCCGGGTTCGCGACGTCGTACGACCTCGACGAGGTGCTGCCCACGGCCGACGCCGTGATGATGCTGCGCGTCCAGCGCGAGCGGATGACCGGCGGCTACTTCCCGAGCGCCCGCGAGTACACCGTCGGCTACGGCCTGACCCGCGACCGGCTGCGGCTGCTCGGGCCCGACGTCCCGATCTGCCACCCCGGACCCATGAACCGCGGCCTCGAGATCGCCGCAGACGCCGCCGACGCCGCCCAGTCGGCCGTGCTCGAGCAGGTCTCGGCCGGGGTCGCGATCCGGATGGCGATCCTCTACCACCTCCTGGCGGGAGACGAAGCATGA
- the pyrR gene encoding bifunctional pyr operon transcriptional regulator/uracil phosphoribosyltransferase PyrR — protein MSAPPPEPPAASAAASVSEPQHEPEGRVVLDARDIARALTRIAHELLERNKGASDLVLLGIPSRGVPLARRIAARIKDVEGVDVPVGALDVTMYRDDLRRQPARSPHPTDVPPGGVDGRTVVLVDDVLYSGRTVRSALDALNDLGRPGVVRLAVLVDRGHRELPIRADHVGKNLPSAHTERVMVRLADEDGVEGVWIS, from the coding sequence GTGTCCGCGCCACCCCCCGAGCCCCCCGCAGCCTCCGCTGCAGCCTCAGTTTCGGAGCCCCAGCACGAGCCCGAGGGCCGCGTCGTCCTCGACGCCCGTGACATCGCCCGGGCGCTGACCCGCATCGCGCACGAGCTCCTCGAGCGCAACAAAGGTGCGAGCGACCTGGTGCTGCTCGGCATCCCGAGTCGCGGTGTCCCGCTCGCGCGACGGATCGCGGCGCGGATCAAGGACGTCGAGGGCGTGGACGTGCCGGTTGGCGCGCTCGACGTGACGATGTACCGCGACGACCTGCGTCGGCAGCCGGCCCGCAGCCCGCACCCCACCGACGTACCCCCCGGCGGCGTCGACGGACGCACCGTCGTCCTGGTCGACGACGTCCTCTACTCCGGGCGCACGGTGCGCTCGGCGCTCGACGCGCTCAACGACCTGGGCCGCCCCGGCGTGGTCCGCCTCGCGGTGCTCGTCGACCGCGGCCACCGCGAGCTGCCGATCCGCGCCGACCACGTCGGCAAGAACCTCCCCAGCGCCCACACCGAGCGCGTGATGGTCCGCCTCGCGGACGAGGACGGCGTCGAAGGGGTGTGGATCTCGTAA
- a CDS encoding PPOX class F420-dependent oxidoreductase encodes MPSLPFRDDVRALLLKPNPAVIATLRSDGAPVTVATWYLLEDDDRVLVNMDDTRVRLQHLRRDPRVSLTVTDADDWYTHVSIVGRIEGLVADEGLVDIDRLSTHYADRPYPDRESPRTSARIVVERWHGWGATK; translated from the coding sequence ATGCCCTCGCTCCCGTTCCGCGACGACGTCCGCGCCCTGCTGCTGAAGCCCAACCCGGCGGTCATCGCGACGCTGCGCTCCGACGGTGCGCCGGTGACGGTGGCGACGTGGTACCTGCTCGAGGACGACGACCGGGTGCTGGTCAACATGGACGACACCCGGGTCCGGCTGCAGCACCTGCGTCGCGACCCCCGGGTCTCGCTGACGGTGACCGACGCCGACGACTGGTACACCCACGTCTCGATCGTGGGTCGCATAGAGGGGCTGGTCGCCGACGAGGGCCTCGTCGACATCGACCGGCTCAGCACCCACTACGCGGACCGGCCCTACCCCGACCGCGAGAGCCCGCGCACCAGCGCCCGGATCGTCGTCGAGCGCTGGCACGGCTGGGGCGCGACCAAGTAG